The following proteins come from a genomic window of Theileria equi strain WA chromosome 2 map unlocalized gcontig_1105316255037, whole genome shotgun sequence:
- a CDS encoding conserved hypothetical protein (encoded by transcript BEWA_038820A) translates to MGKKSEFKKSELLQVLSSSVSLKEKNKAVKLLKKFDPNPRKHLDSSFQTSQATVAKYSSLQSFLSLDLNR, encoded by the exons ATGGGAAAAAAGAGCGAATTCAAGAAATCTGAGCTTCTTCAGGTTCTCAGCTCGTCCGTATCGCTAAAGGAGAAGAATAAAGCGGTCAAACTGCTAAAAAAGTTTGATCCAAATCCGAGGAAGCACCTGGATTCGTCATTTCAAACCTCTCAGGCCACCGTTGCCAAGTACAGTTCGCTTCAGTCGTTCCT GTCTCTAGACCTAAACAGGTGA
- a CDS encoding hypothetical protein (encoded by transcript BEWA_038830A) — translation MSTGYWLQLQIENKCGVSGAGCRCSSNKLDGLETKKVTDDGNAVGFVALTHSHKDPFRLLKSLGDGKDELDIGDNQQEIKEVTSVSVYYWVGDKEYRKPLLLEVVKNDATHAPDYYYKYGNNEPEAGGQQNVWRHKPHVGGVSLQSRLFDRNLGINNRYPLYLNDPTKVLGLDSKFAKNIGVEPVQSGREIVGTNYTVTEYKLNGQNNGHGGTKFSTVIFDKKNTGIKIPPEATDEIRLYSSSVNTNVPIALEFKLQNGNSRLLYSTDKSGKNWQEHGSDDRSYKENIQLTEKLIKNLDDLVCEYYNGVTIDLSSTITNGTYCCDKHAGKEKGEGGGRISVDKVQVSCTNPSHNSSKLIAYKHSIDGDYKLAGIKFYLDGDQNKRRRVTSRNLGLPIEGPVDVYVLYCDNNPILVYVDANRSTKSQVTGWYRKSKRGYENNWTKICAGIGGITHSDLNGGTLICQKWNTLVGALKKLECKRFNKCSIYSPLRSAADNGDGLQEPSQDEVIVLEDSEGEVESYKVLNLVTEPDFEYKGGKKVPGPKHPDPVDPAEGKADGDGKRKSDLDAPGKDGEAGAKAQVGSGARTLVSSPSIGSSWPFGSFISAVERVGGLVLNEAAQTVVKNLLAHQFLTVHDPTFKPGAAGNPAPGKGKDGPQADIKVTKDAPVAEAQKGCSQSAGSPPPEKQAGSTLDPECFSQNGVQREEVPAADLSDQVPGTESETKILIQGTPVAQMAEDAIDGERLKHLNPEASVAEEESPKLGPPKERESATAQKPPSTPVTNPEEQSSPSEALTALAQRDGGGSPGPGSSNHGWKVIFGGSASATVVSGSLTGFGWWAFKRSRGDPWVRQI, via the coding sequence aTGAGTACTGGATACTGGCTACAGCTACAGATAGAAAACAAATGTGGAGTAAGTGGAGCAGGATGTAGGTGTTCAAGTAATAAACTAGATGGGTTAGAAACCAAGAAGGTGACTGACGATGGTAATGCCGTTGGGTTTGTTGCCCTTACTCATTCCCATAAAGATCCATTCAGGCTACTTAAAAGTCTAGGCgatggtaaagatgaaCTAGACATCGGAGATAACCAGCAAGAGATTAAAGAGGTCACTTCTGTTTCAGTGTACTACTGGGttggagataaagaatACCGTAAACCTCTTCTTCTAGAGGTGGTTAAGAATGATGCAACACACGCGCCAGATTACTACTATAAGTACGGGAATAATGAACCAGAAGCAGGTGGTCAACAGAATGTTTGGAGACATAAGCCACATGTTGGAGGAGTATCACTACAGAGTAGGCTCTTTGATAGAAATCTTGGTATAAACAATCGCTATCCCCTTTACCTTAATGATCCTACAAAAGTTCTTGGTTTGGattcaaaatttgcaaagaaTATAGGAGTAGAACCTGTTCAGAGTGGTAGAGAAATCGTTGGTACTAACTATACTGTTACCGAGTACAAACTTAATGGTCAAAATAATGGTCACGGAGGTACCAAGTTTTCAACAGTAATCTTTGATAAGAAAAATACCGGTATTAAGATACCTCCTGAGGCAACTGATGAAATCAGACTATACTCCTCATCTGTTAATACAAATGTGCCTATTGCACTTGAGTTTAAACTACAGAATGGAAACTCTAGATTACTCTACAGTACAGATAAAAGTGGTAAAAACTGGCAAGAGCATGGTAGTGATGACAGATCTTATAAAGAAAATATCCAACTCACAGAGAAACTTATCAAAAACCTTGACGATCTAGTTTGTGAATACTACAATGGAGTAACAATTGATTTGTCCTCTACTATAACTAATGGAACCTATTGCTGTGACAAGCATGCAGGTAAAGAAAAGGGTGAGGGTGGTGGGAGAATCTCTGTTGataaagtacaagtttCTTGCACAAATCCTAGTCATAACTCAAGCAAGCTTATAGCTTATAAACACTCCATTGATGGTGACTATAAGCTTGCAGGCATTAAGTTCTACCTTGATGGTGATCAGAATAAAAGAAGACGTGTAACCTCTAGGAATTTGGGTCTCCCTATAGAAGGACCGGTGGATGTCTATGTGCTTTATTGTGACAATAATCCTATACTCGTGTACGTTGATGCCAATAGGAGTACAAAATCTCAAGTCACAGGATGGTACAGGAAAAGCAAAAGAGGTTATGAAAATAACTGGACTAAGATCTGTGCTGGTATCGGGGGTATAACACATAGTGACCTGAATGGAGGTACTTTGATCTGCCAAAAGTGGAATACACTTGTAGGGGCACTAAAAAAGCTGGAATGTAAAAGGTTCAACAAATGCTCGATATATTCACCATTACGTTCCGCTGCTGATAATGGAGATGGATTACAAGAACCGAGCCAAGATGAGGTAATCGTCTTGGAAGATTCTGAGGGTGAAGTTGAGTCATATAAAGTACTAAATCTTGTTACTGAGCCTGATtttgaatataaaggaggTAAAAAAGTTCCCGGGCCTAAACATCCTGATCCCGTTGATCCTGCTGAAGGTAAAGCTGATGGAGATGGTAAAAGAAAATCTGATCTTGATGCTCctggtaaagatggtgaagCTGGAGCCAAAGCTCAAGTAGGCTCTGGTGCAAGAACTCTGGTTAGTAGTCCAAGTATAGGATCTAGTTGGCCATTTGGTTCATTTATATCCGCAGTTGAAAGAGTTGGAGGACTAGTACTTAATGAGGCAGCTCAAACAGTTGTAAAAAATTTACTTGCACACCAATTTCTTACTGTTCATGATCCTACTTTTAAACCTGGAGCTGCTGGTAATCCTGCTCCCGGAAAAGGTAAGGATGGTCCTCAAGCTGATATTAAAGTTACTAAAGATGCTCCTGTTGCTGAAGCTCAAAAAGGCTGTTCTCAATCTGCTGGTTCACCTCCTCCTGAAAAGCAAGCTGGATCTACTCTTGACCCAGAATGTTTTTCACAaaatggagttcaacgtgaggaagtCCCAGCagctgacttatctgaccaggtcCCTGgtacagagtctgagacaaagattctcataCAAGGAACTCCTGTAgctcaaatggctgaagatgctatagatggtgaaagactAAAACATCTTAATCCTGAAGCTAGTGTtgctgaagaagaatctcctAAACTTGGTCCTCCTAAAGAACGTGAATCTGCTACTGCTCAAAAACCTCCATCTACTCCTGTTACTAATCCTGAAGAACAATCTTCTCCTTCTGAAGCTCTTACTGCTCTTGCTCAACGAGATGGTGGTGGCTCTCCTGGTCCTGGTTCTTCTAATCATGGTTGGAAAGTAATTTTTGGAGGCTCTGCTTCTGCCACTGTAGTTtctggttctcttactggatttggttggtgggcatttaaacgttctagaggagatccttgggttagacaaatatga